A window from Pseudomonas alloputida encodes these proteins:
- a CDS encoding DUF488 domain-containing protein — protein sequence MIRCKRVYDAVEDEDGQRVLVDRLWPRNKRKEDLHGQWLREVAPSNELRKAFHQGDVDFAGFTQRYQQALAAHPEHWYPLLDLARKGTLTLLYAGKDSEHNNARVLADWLENELDRSGPGSSPVCYAQ from the coding sequence ATGATTCGCTGCAAGCGTGTCTATGATGCGGTTGAGGATGAAGATGGCCAGCGTGTACTGGTCGACCGCCTGTGGCCGCGCAACAAACGCAAGGAAGACCTTCATGGGCAGTGGTTGCGCGAAGTGGCACCTTCGAACGAATTGCGTAAGGCGTTCCACCAGGGAGACGTGGATTTTGCCGGTTTTACCCAGCGTTACCAGCAAGCGCTGGCGGCCCACCCCGAGCACTGGTATCCGCTGCTGGACCTGGCCAGGAAGGGGACGCTGACATTGCTTTATGCCGGCAAGGACAGCGAGCACAACAATGCCCGGGTGCTGGCCGACTGGTTGGAAAACGAACTGGACAGGAGTGGCCCTGGCAGTTCGCCAGTTTGTTATGCCCAATGA
- a CDS encoding GNAT family N-acetyltransferase, with product MFLQLIPAQDIHCTFARDLTRRAMLPYYREFDLLWIEDAFDAAWGWREQWLVIEGDTLLGFCSLSQDRQALFIRELHLLPEHRGRGVGSWVLEELALWARQRRLPLLRLMVFRSNPARLLYQRHGFVEMGEDECFVRMQRDINIVAK from the coding sequence ATGTTCTTACAGTTGATTCCCGCCCAAGACATCCACTGCACCTTCGCCCGCGACCTTACGCGCCGCGCCATGTTGCCCTACTACCGTGAATTCGACCTGCTGTGGATCGAGGACGCCTTCGACGCGGCCTGGGGCTGGCGCGAGCAGTGGCTGGTGATAGAAGGCGACACGCTGTTGGGTTTTTGCAGCCTCAGCCAGGACCGCCAGGCGCTGTTCATCCGCGAGTTGCACCTGTTGCCTGAGCACCGTGGGCGAGGGGTCGGTAGCTGGGTGCTGGAAGAACTGGCGCTGTGGGCCAGGCAGCGGCGCCTTCCCCTGTTGCGGCTGATGGTGTTCCGCAGCAACCCGGCCCGCCTGCTGTACCAGCGTCATGGCTTCGTCGAAATGGGTGAAGACGAATGCTTTGTACGGATGCAGCGAGATATCAACATAGTAGCTAAATGA
- a CDS encoding helix-turn-helix domain-containing protein: MNGIGMRLREERERLGMTQRVFGDIGGVEPNAQGKYESGERTPRLDYLAALATRGVDALYVLSGLRTPAAHEGLNTDESGLLGAFRKLRSDDQAALLHLLGRLANDAKPRQIVRPLTVERQSFLKEAMR; encoded by the coding sequence ATGAACGGAATCGGTATGCGGCTGCGGGAAGAACGTGAGCGGCTGGGTATGACCCAGCGTGTATTTGGCGATATCGGTGGGGTCGAGCCCAACGCTCAAGGCAAGTACGAAAGCGGTGAACGCACGCCGCGGCTAGATTACCTGGCGGCATTGGCGACCCGGGGCGTGGATGCGTTGTATGTCCTCAGCGGCCTGCGCACCCCGGCAGCGCACGAAGGTTTGAACACGGATGAGTCCGGTTTGCTGGGGGCTTTTCGGAAATTGCGGTCGGATGATCAGGCGGCGCTCTTGCACCTTTTGGGGCGGTTGGCCAACGACGCCAAGCCCCGGCAAATAGTGCGGCCGCTTACTGTCGAACGTCAGTCGTTTCTGAAGGAAGCAATGCGTTAG
- the gacA gene encoding response regulator transcription factor GacA, with protein sequence MIRVLVVDDHDLVRTGITRMLADIDGLQVVGEGDSGESALKLARELKPDVVLMDVKMPGIGGLEATRKLLRSHPDIKVVAVTVCEEDPFPTRLLQAGAAGYLTKGAGLDEMVQAIRLAFAGQRYISPQIAQQLALKPFQPQGSPFDALSEREIQIALMIVGCQKVQIISDKLCLSPKTVNTYRYRIFEKLSVTSDVELTLLAVRHGMVDASL encoded by the coding sequence TTGATTAGGGTCTTAGTGGTCGATGATCACGATCTGGTACGAACCGGTATTACACGGATGTTGGCCGACATCGACGGCCTGCAGGTGGTGGGTGAGGGAGATTCCGGCGAGTCGGCACTGAAACTGGCCCGGGAGCTGAAACCGGACGTTGTGCTGATGGATGTGAAAATGCCCGGCATCGGCGGCCTGGAGGCCACCCGCAAACTGCTGCGCAGCCACCCTGACATCAAGGTAGTGGCGGTGACGGTGTGCGAGGAAGACCCGTTCCCCACACGCTTGTTGCAGGCCGGCGCTGCCGGCTACCTGACCAAGGGTGCAGGCCTTGACGAAATGGTCCAGGCCATTCGTCTGGCCTTTGCCGGCCAGCGCTATATCAGCCCGCAGATCGCCCAGCAGTTGGCGCTGAAACCGTTCCAGCCGCAGGGGTCTCCGTTCGACGCGTTGTCCGAACGGGAAATCCAGATTGCCCTGATGATCGTCGGCTGCCAGAAAGTGCAGATCATCTCCGACAAGTTGTGCCTCTCGCCCAAGACCGTCAATACTTACCGTTATCGGATCTTTGAAAAACTCTCGGTCACCAGCGACGTCGAACTGACCTTGCTGGCCGTTCGCCACGGTATGGTTGACGCAAGCCTGTAA
- the uvrC gene encoding excinuclease ABC subunit UvrC: MSQVFDASAFLATCSGRPGVYRMFDGEARLLYVGKAKNLKKRLASYFRKTGLAPKTAALVARIAQVETTITANETEALLLEQNLIKEWRPPYNILLRDDKSYPYVFLSDGEFPRLGIHRGAKKAKGRYFGPYPSAGAIRESLSLLQKAFSVRQCEDSYYANRTRPCLQYQIKRCKGPCTDLVTAEEYAEDVRHSVMFLEGRSQQLGNELNAEMEKAAMALDFEKAAELRDQIALLRRVQDQQYIEGGSGDVDVIAAFVNPGGACVHLISVRGGRVLGSKNFFPQVGIEEEVAEVMAAFLSQYYLGNAERELPGELIVNVVHEDFNAITEALHTLRGRELTISHRVRGTRARWQQLAVTNAEQALNARLANRQHMAARFEALAEVLGLDEVPQRLECYDISHSSGEATVASCVVFGPEGPIKSDYRRFNIEDVTAGDDYAAMHQALTRRYGRIKDGEGKLPDVLLVDGGKGQLNMARDVMQELGFTDLTLLGVAKGVTRKAGFETLYLNDVHHEFTLKGDSSALHLIQQIRDEAHRFAITGHRARRGKARRVSSLEDVAGVGPKRRRDLLKHFGGLQELNRASIDEIAKAPGISKKLAESIYASLHSE; encoded by the coding sequence ATGTCCCAAGTCTTTGATGCCAGCGCATTCCTGGCGACCTGCAGCGGTCGCCCGGGCGTTTACCGGATGTTCGACGGCGAAGCCCGGCTGCTTTACGTGGGCAAGGCCAAGAACCTGAAGAAGCGCCTGGCCAGCTATTTCCGCAAGACCGGCCTTGCGCCCAAGACCGCCGCGCTGGTTGCGCGCATCGCCCAGGTTGAAACCACCATCACCGCCAACGAAACTGAGGCGTTGCTGCTGGAGCAGAACCTGATCAAGGAGTGGCGGCCGCCTTACAACATCCTGCTGCGCGACGATAAGTCCTACCCCTACGTGTTTCTGTCCGATGGCGAGTTCCCGCGCCTGGGCATTCACCGTGGGGCGAAAAAGGCCAAGGGCCGTTACTTTGGCCCGTACCCCAGCGCCGGGGCCATTCGCGAAAGCCTCAGCCTGCTGCAAAAGGCTTTTTCTGTGCGTCAGTGCGAAGACAGCTACTACGCCAACCGCACCCGGCCATGCCTGCAGTACCAGATAAAACGCTGCAAAGGGCCCTGCACCGACCTGGTGACTGCCGAGGAATACGCAGAGGACGTTCGTCATTCGGTGATGTTTCTGGAAGGGCGTAGCCAGCAACTGGGCAATGAGTTGAACGCCGAGATGGAAAAGGCCGCCATGGCCCTCGATTTCGAAAAAGCCGCCGAGCTGCGCGACCAGATCGCCTTGTTGCGCCGCGTGCAGGACCAACAGTACATCGAGGGCGGCAGCGGCGATGTCGACGTCATCGCCGCCTTCGTCAACCCGGGTGGTGCCTGTGTGCACCTGATCAGCGTGCGCGGCGGGCGAGTACTGGGCAGCAAGAACTTCTTCCCGCAGGTGGGCATCGAGGAGGAGGTGGCCGAGGTCATGGCCGCATTCCTGTCCCAGTACTATCTGGGCAACGCAGAGCGCGAGCTACCCGGCGAGTTGATCGTCAATGTTGTTCACGAAGATTTCAACGCCATCACCGAAGCGCTGCACACGCTGCGTGGCCGCGAACTGACCATCAGCCACCGGGTGCGTGGCACTCGCGCCCGCTGGCAGCAACTGGCCGTGACCAATGCCGAGCAGGCGTTGAATGCCCGCCTGGCCAACCGCCAGCACATGGCTGCGCGCTTCGAAGCCCTGGCCGAAGTGCTGGGCCTGGATGAAGTGCCGCAACGCCTGGAATGCTACGACATCAGCCACTCCAGTGGTGAAGCTACCGTGGCCAGTTGCGTGGTGTTCGGCCCCGAAGGGCCGATCAAGTCCGACTACCGCCGCTTCAACATCGAAGACGTCACCGCAGGTGACGATTATGCGGCCATGCATCAGGCCCTGACCCGCCGCTATGGGCGCATCAAGGACGGCGAGGGCAAGCTGCCCGATGTGCTGCTGGTGGACGGCGGCAAGGGCCAGCTGAACATGGCCCGCGATGTGATGCAGGAGCTGGGCTTCACCGACCTCACCCTGTTGGGTGTGGCCAAGGGCGTCACACGCAAGGCGGGTTTCGAAACCCTGTACCTGAACGATGTGCATCACGAATTCACCCTCAAGGGCGATTCATCGGCGTTGCACCTGATCCAGCAGATCCGCGACGAAGCCCACCGCTTCGCTATCACCGGCCACCGGGCCCGTCGTGGCAAGGCTCGTCGAGTCTCCAGCCTTGAAGATGTGGCCGGGGTAGGGCCCAAGCGCCGCCGCGACCTGCTTAAACATTTCGGCGGCCTGCAGGAGCTCAACCGCGCCAGTATCGATGAAATCGCCAAAGCCCCCGGCATCAGTAAAAAGCTTGCCGAGTCGATTTATGCCAGCCTGCATAGCGAGTAG
- the pgsA gene encoding CDP-diacylglycerol--glycerol-3-phosphate 3-phosphatidyltransferase: MNIPNLLTVLRVLLIPCFILLFYMPYQWSYMAASSVFAVAAATDWLDGYLARRLQQSTPFGAFLDPVADKLMVAVALVLLVQTHANFWLTLPAAVIIGREIVVSALREWMAELGARAHVAVSNLGKWKTAAQMLALVILLGNPPVVTFWVILGYGLLLVAAGLTLWSMVHYLLAAWPHLREGSEKK, from the coding sequence ATGAATATTCCAAACCTGCTCACCGTTCTACGCGTCCTGCTCATTCCGTGCTTCATTCTGCTGTTCTACATGCCCTATCAGTGGAGTTACATGGCCGCCAGCAGCGTATTCGCCGTAGCCGCCGCCACCGATTGGCTGGACGGCTACCTGGCCCGTCGACTGCAGCAGAGCACGCCGTTCGGCGCCTTCCTCGACCCGGTGGCCGACAAGCTGATGGTGGCAGTGGCCCTGGTGCTGCTGGTGCAGACCCACGCCAACTTCTGGCTGACCCTGCCGGCGGCGGTCATCATCGGCCGCGAGATCGTGGTGTCTGCGCTGCGCGAGTGGATGGCCGAGCTAGGCGCGCGGGCGCATGTGGCGGTGTCCAACCTCGGTAAGTGGAAGACTGCGGCGCAGATGCTGGCGCTGGTGATCCTGCTGGGCAACCCGCCGGTGGTGACCTTCTGGGTGATCCTGGGCTACGGGCTGCTGCTGGTGGCAGCGGGGCTGACGCTGTGGTCGATGGTGCACTACCTGCTGGCCGCCTGGCCGCACCTGCGCGAAGGCTCGGAAAAAAAATAA
- a CDS encoding DsbA family protein, producing MSATNLKWAGGWLAAAVLALCWWLPLPFRSTADDGSPRIYGNPEARFTLTLYAELECPHCQAYLPQLQRWIVTNDHVNLAWRHLPLPQHEPAASREARRVECLGQGEGREGVWGAVLRVYLHSQGNGRELAAGHDYPDIGPSLQRCLAGERAAQVVETQKAETLEIGFNATPTLRLTDNHTQHTLILEDPIDPDALLSAVDLLSAPEIFEIPVDVISDMSR from the coding sequence ATGAGTGCAACCAACCTAAAGTGGGCCGGCGGCTGGCTCGCAGCCGCGGTTTTGGCACTGTGCTGGTGGCTGCCGCTACCTTTTCGTTCCACCGCCGATGATGGCTCGCCGCGGATCTACGGCAACCCCGAAGCGCGCTTCACCCTCACCCTCTACGCCGAACTCGAATGCCCGCACTGCCAGGCCTACCTGCCGCAACTGCAGCGCTGGATCGTCACCAACGATCACGTCAACCTGGCCTGGCGTCACCTGCCCCTCCCCCAGCATGAACCGGCCGCAAGTCGGGAAGCGCGGCGGGTCGAATGCCTGGGCCAGGGTGAGGGTCGCGAAGGCGTTTGGGGGGCCGTGCTCCGGGTCTACTTACATAGCCAAGGCAACGGCCGTGAGTTGGCTGCTGGACATGACTATCCGGACATCGGCCCGTCCCTGCAACGCTGCCTGGCCGGCGAACGGGCTGCCCAAGTCGTGGAGACGCAAAAAGCGGAAACCTTGGAGATTGGATTTAACGCTACACCCACGCTGCGCCTGACCGACAACCACACCCAGCACACGCTGATCCTGGAAGACCCAATCGATCCCGATGCCTTGCTGTCCGCAGTGGACCTGTTGAGCGCACCCGAGATCTTTGAAATACCCGTTGACGTGATCAGCGATATGTCCAGGTAG
- a CDS encoding RHS repeat-associated core domain-containing protein, giving the protein MAQTVHAARMGDAILHPSLAAEMISAVAEAVIYAAATAAVAAAISLAVVGTVATGGAAGVAIAAVAGVAVGAVSTLSVGEDQTVGDAISSFCDSLGNSVDSPDPYGKIESGSTNVLINSEPAARAAGITGPPGGGAADTEQEEPSILENVGSMAMAAVPYLVPFVGLGMAIRDIFNPPVTTPANPGSEPAEGDKISCSRHPPLPDTFIAQGSDKVFINGQPAARSGDKTTCDATIDVNENVSPNVRIGGGTATVRDIRNGKSKIAMFTGIIAGMLISRRFGRIKGCTLGNPVAVATGSKLQEGPEDIDFNLPGLLAIQWARRYDSRDMRSDGLLGMGWSVPYEVELARVPHPQGGTLWIYIDNDGNRLELGRLSAGDAFISAVDGLAFFQLEDGQTVVEDINEGLYRVFDTDPLNPKRSRLIRLGDRNLNCLDLLYDEQGRLKALYDKYGQTVVQLHYAARHPQRVSEVSRVFLKNGGTPTVERSELLVSYRYTDNGQLHEVLDATDQRVRRFTYTPEGYLNSHQLASGAVREYEWARFAIPETRPTPKRLDGTPYRLPPLLEPQPDHEWRVIRHWGSDGEEYRFEYNLEAGETLVTDNLGRRDHYYWGPLYEVYKHIDPQGNCWLAEVIAGQLIKRIDPQGGEWRYSYDDIGRLIETRDPLGRSEHIKYLRHWALPIQVTDTAGRTRQYGYDSHGNLLWQQDPLGRETQYQYDPEGRVTQVTDALEKSKYLSWNTCGQLLSYRDCSNAQTLYHYDAHGRLRESINARGEHTHFRYDARGYLVESERPDGRIDRYEIDVAGQLTRYIDPAQKTLQFRYDPSGRLVERTDAMGYSVKFRYDAYGRLLQLTNENDESYRFGWDELDRLVAQKDLDGSGRLYAYNVLDEVTRLTHVPSPDEQPPLSDNAPPTRTAAIRHDFERDAIGRLVSKRTEDGTTDYRYDAADNLLSITFTDNKGEKQQLDYTYDANGQLLSETNSAGLLQYRYDPLGNLQTLVLPDQRELNHLYYGSGHLHQINLNGRVISDFERDAVHDEVLRTQGKLVTRTRYDTSGRLAGKAIHYRDAPAEVLPLLDEAYRYDASDNLIAEVLTQTQRRGMTNAANDENAHLEQIIGRFHDLPHTGKTYSGHNRYGYDLNEQLQTIQQSRPNWQATQVEDFKYDKAGNLFDGPKLNGLIKHNRVLVYQDKRYRYDRFGRLCEKRIGSNWVQYFEYDAEQRLVCVEQYRSGERERVVFAYDPLGRRISKEVYQRDYPEPRRRVLFHWQGLRLLQEVQSGLASLYVYATPDSYEPLARIDGSMGREVVQYFHTNLAGLPEQLTDANGNAIWRNDYEGWGKTRDEWHSPHQAREQNLRYQGQYVDREISLHYNTFRFYDFTTGHFIQPDPIGLEGGLNSYAYGPNPLAWIDPLGLFCGVAKSSKWNRARQNLNGPGLRDHFEKHGSQVGANSAKEYDFSARTTIQNGRKFTYRDRYTNKPRVGYHDPDTGLFTATSQTGKVPVILTHFPESWSNLRRLPGFSTPN; this is encoded by the coding sequence ATGGCGCAGACCGTTCACGCCGCCCGAATGGGCGACGCAATTCTTCATCCATCGCTTGCCGCTGAAATGATCAGCGCAGTTGCCGAGGCCGTTATCTATGCAGCGGCCACCGCGGCCGTCGCCGCAGCCATCAGCTTGGCCGTGGTTGGCACCGTAGCCACTGGCGGTGCGGCTGGCGTCGCCATCGCCGCAGTCGCGGGTGTGGCAGTCGGAGCAGTGAGCACCCTTTCCGTCGGCGAAGACCAGACTGTCGGCGACGCCATCTCCAGCTTTTGCGACAGCCTTGGCAACAGCGTGGACTCGCCCGATCCCTACGGAAAAATCGAGAGCGGGTCAACCAATGTGCTCATTAACAGTGAGCCCGCTGCGCGCGCGGCCGGCATCACTGGCCCACCTGGAGGCGGCGCAGCCGATACTGAACAAGAGGAACCGTCCATCCTGGAGAACGTCGGTTCCATGGCCATGGCTGCGGTGCCTTATCTCGTCCCGTTCGTGGGGCTGGGGATGGCCATACGTGACATCTTCAACCCGCCCGTGACCACACCGGCCAACCCAGGCTCGGAGCCCGCTGAAGGAGACAAGATCAGCTGTTCGCGCCACCCGCCCCTGCCCGACACCTTCATTGCGCAAGGCTCGGACAAGGTATTCATCAATGGCCAACCCGCAGCGCGTTCAGGTGACAAGACCACCTGCGATGCCACGATTGATGTGAATGAAAACGTATCGCCCAATGTGCGCATTGGTGGCGGTACGGCGACGGTCCGGGACATTCGCAACGGCAAGAGCAAGATTGCGATGTTTACCGGGATTATTGCGGGGATGCTTATCTCCCGAAGGTTTGGCCGCATCAAAGGGTGCACATTAGGCAACCCGGTTGCTGTTGCCACCGGGAGCAAGCTGCAGGAGGGTCCGGAGGACATCGACTTCAATCTCCCAGGCTTGCTGGCCATCCAATGGGCACGGCGCTACGACAGCAGGGACATGCGCAGCGACGGTCTACTGGGGATGGGTTGGAGTGTCCCCTATGAAGTGGAGCTGGCCCGCGTCCCACATCCTCAAGGCGGTACGCTGTGGATCTACATCGACAACGACGGTAACCGACTGGAACTGGGCCGCCTCAGTGCCGGTGATGCCTTCATCAGTGCCGTGGACGGCTTGGCCTTCTTCCAGCTGGAGGACGGCCAGACCGTTGTCGAAGATATCAATGAAGGGCTTTATCGGGTCTTCGATACCGACCCGCTGAATCCGAAACGCTCACGGCTGATCAGGCTCGGCGACCGCAATCTCAATTGCCTCGACCTGCTGTACGACGAACAAGGGCGCCTGAAAGCCCTCTATGACAAGTACGGCCAAACGGTCGTGCAGCTTCACTATGCCGCCAGGCATCCCCAGCGTGTCAGTGAGGTATCACGGGTGTTCCTGAAAAACGGTGGAACACCTACGGTAGAACGCAGCGAACTGCTGGTCAGCTATCGCTACACCGACAACGGGCAACTGCATGAGGTATTGGATGCGACGGATCAACGAGTCCGCCGCTTCACTTACACCCCCGAGGGCTATCTCAATAGCCATCAACTGGCTAGCGGTGCTGTCCGCGAATACGAATGGGCGCGCTTCGCCATTCCTGAAACGCGCCCTACTCCCAAGCGCCTGGACGGCACGCCCTACCGCTTGCCTCCACTGCTGGAGCCCCAACCCGATCACGAATGGCGAGTGATTCGCCACTGGGGCAGCGATGGTGAAGAGTACCGGTTCGAGTACAACCTGGAAGCCGGTGAAACCCTCGTCACGGACAACCTCGGCCGCCGTGATCACTACTACTGGGGGCCACTGTACGAGGTCTATAAGCACATCGACCCTCAGGGCAACTGCTGGCTGGCGGAAGTGATCGCCGGACAGTTGATCAAGCGCATCGACCCGCAAGGAGGCGAATGGCGCTACAGCTACGACGATATCGGCCGCCTGATCGAAACCCGCGATCCCCTCGGCCGCAGCGAACACATCAAATACCTACGACATTGGGCGCTACCCATCCAGGTCACCGATACAGCCGGACGGACTCGGCAATACGGCTACGACAGCCACGGCAATCTGCTCTGGCAGCAGGACCCGCTGGGGCGCGAGACACAGTACCAATACGACCCGGAAGGCCGTGTTACCCAGGTCACCGATGCCCTCGAAAAGAGCAAGTACCTGAGCTGGAACACGTGCGGTCAGTTGCTCAGCTACCGCGACTGCAGCAATGCCCAGACGCTGTATCACTACGACGCCCATGGCCGCTTGCGCGAAAGCATCAATGCCCGGGGTGAACACACCCACTTCCGCTACGACGCACGTGGTTATCTGGTCGAAAGCGAACGCCCGGACGGTCGCATTGATCGTTATGAAATTGATGTCGCTGGTCAACTGACGCGCTATATCGACCCTGCCCAGAAAACCCTGCAATTTCGCTACGACCCCAGCGGCCGGCTGGTCGAACGCACGGACGCCATGGGCTACAGCGTGAAATTCCGCTACGACGCCTATGGTCGGCTACTGCAACTTACCAACGAGAATGACGAGTCATACCGCTTCGGCTGGGACGAACTGGACCGGCTGGTGGCACAAAAAGACCTGGATGGCAGTGGCCGCCTCTATGCCTACAACGTGCTGGATGAGGTCACTCGTCTTACCCATGTGCCCTCGCCTGACGAGCAGCCGCCGCTGTCCGACAACGCCCCGCCGACACGGACGGCTGCCATCCGCCATGACTTCGAGCGGGACGCCATCGGCCGGCTTGTCAGCAAGCGCACCGAGGATGGCACCACCGACTACCGCTACGACGCCGCCGACAATCTGCTGTCCATCACCTTCACAGACAACAAAGGAGAAAAACAGCAACTCGACTACACCTACGACGCCAACGGGCAACTGCTCAGCGAAACCAACAGCGCTGGCTTGCTGCAGTACCGCTATGACCCGCTGGGCAATCTGCAGACCCTGGTCCTGCCCGACCAACGTGAACTCAACCACCTGTACTACGGCAGCGGGCACCTGCACCAGATCAACCTGAACGGCCGGGTGATCAGCGATTTCGAACGTGATGCGGTGCACGACGAGGTCCTGCGCACCCAAGGCAAACTGGTCACCCGCACGCGCTACGACACCAGCGGTCGCCTGGCCGGAAAGGCTATTCACTACCGCGATGCCCCTGCTGAAGTGCTGCCACTGCTGGACGAGGCCTATCGCTACGATGCCAGCGACAACCTGATTGCCGAGGTACTGACCCAGACCCAGCGCCGCGGGATGACCAACGCGGCCAATGACGAAAACGCGCATCTCGAACAGATCATCGGCCGCTTTCATGACCTACCCCACACGGGCAAGACTTATTCGGGACACAACCGTTACGGCTACGACCTCAACGAGCAACTGCAAACCATCCAGCAGTCACGCCCCAACTGGCAAGCCACGCAGGTCGAGGATTTCAAGTACGACAAGGCCGGCAATCTGTTCGACGGCCCCAAGCTCAATGGCCTGATCAAGCACAACCGGGTGTTGGTGTATCAGGACAAGCGCTATCGCTACGACCGCTTTGGACGGTTGTGCGAGAAGCGGATCGGCAGCAACTGGGTGCAGTATTTCGAGTACGACGCCGAGCAGCGGCTGGTTTGCGTGGAGCAGTACCGCAGTGGCGAGCGTGAGCGGGTGGTGTTTGCCTATGACCCGTTGGGGAGGCGGATCAGCAAGGAGGTTTATCAGAGGGACTATCCAGAGCCGCGTCGGCGGGTGCTGTTTCATTGGCAAGGGTTGCGCTTGCTTCAAGAAGTGCAGAGTGGGTTGGCTAGCTTGTATGTGTATGCCACTCCGGACAGCTATGAGCCGCTAGCACGGATCGATGGGTCGATGGGTAGGGAGGTGGTTCAGTATTTTCATACCAACCTGGCCGGGCTTCCCGAGCAACTGACTGACGCGAATGGCAATGCGATTTGGCGTAACGATTATGAGGGCTGGGGGAAGACGCGGGATGAGTGGCACAGTCCACACCAGGCGAGAGAACAGAACCTGCGATATCAAGGTCAGTATGTTGACAGAGAAATAAGCCTCCATTACAACACCTTCAGGTTCTACGATTTTACCACTGGTCACTTTATTCAACCGGATCCCATTGGACTGGAAGGCGGGTTAAACTCATACGCGTATGGACCGAACCCGCTGGCATGGATTGACCCTCTTGGATTGTTCTGTGGTGTCGCCAAGAGCTCGAAATGGAATAGAGCACGTCAAAACCTTAATGGGCCCGGACTTAGAGATCATTTCGAAAAGCATGGCTCTCAAGTAGGAGCAAATTCAGCGAAGGAATACGATTTTAGTGCAAGAACGACGATACAAAATGGAAGAAAATTCACCTACAGGGACCGGTACACTAACAAGCCAAGAGTCGGCTATCACGATCCTGACACTGGATTATTTACCGCAACCAGTCAGACAGGAAAAGTACCTGTTATTTTAACTCATTTCCCTGAATCGTGGTCAAACTTAAGGCGCCTACCTGGATTCAGCACTCCAAATTAG
- a CDS encoding DcrB-related protein produces MTRYLTHDVILNLGDEAHEDSTLNMLRFPDRQTTLVIARSPVATTKTLDEALEEQLNVLRKKSKALTITPAKVTRLGSNEHPVDSREMAIQFMVGDKPHYQLQAACLIPGQQRMLVLNYSKPGPLSDDDISHWRALKDELRFA; encoded by the coding sequence ATGACCCGATACCTGACGCACGATGTAATCCTCAATCTGGGTGATGAAGCCCACGAGGACTCGACGCTGAACATGCTGCGCTTTCCCGACAGGCAAACCACGTTGGTGATCGCTCGCAGCCCTGTTGCAACCACCAAGACCCTGGATGAGGCCTTGGAGGAGCAACTGAACGTATTACGGAAGAAGTCAAAGGCGCTGACCATTACGCCCGCGAAAGTGACCCGCCTTGGAAGCAATGAGCATCCCGTCGACAGTCGGGAAATGGCCATCCAGTTCATGGTCGGCGACAAGCCCCACTACCAGCTTCAGGCGGCCTGCCTGATACCGGGACAGCAACGGATGCTGGTGCTCAACTACAGCAAGCCTGGGCCTTTGAGTGACGACGATATCAGCCACTGGCGCGCGCTTAAAGACGAGCTCCGATTTGCCTGA